A genomic segment from bacterium encodes:
- a CDS encoding BamA/TamA family outer membrane protein, which yields MKINIFKNSALLFLSLCITVFAQNKEDNIRIIGTDKLKAEKIIAFMQKNIQPLILPDSIDAVKKEIRAIYFKNGFFQFRIDSLEIVNGKRPSAVIHVKEGKRAVFGKMFLSVPDNRIFSQFSSTFTELKGQYFSEKLIISKINKILKGLGRIGYPLSQVEVSKVSFINSKKKFAVNIVLTLIPGNRIVFSCQRAKGNNLTKISVIKREARIKEGTIFNKDMLKKARNNLIRLGFFKSVDEPVIFFVQDSAEILWRVKEGKTSTIDGVLGYHPSDNDREPGYVTGRLQFTFKNFLGTGRFIDVLWEKKDKLSQVMNFGFEEPWVLGLPVSCGIGFNQQVRDSTYIERKWEFTTRYFPSNTFSLSVKGGTRDVFPDSVGVIFQNIPQSNSLFLSAGLEYNTLDYPPNPLHGVRYSTFVTSGRKKISGPDFLADTSEIGKISSYRKFSADVEIVFNIFRNHVAYLGLHGRENNFGKEYVPLSDQIRFGGAATLRGYDEDSFNGTTAAWMNFEYRLVTGHISRIFIFTDSGMYQRREKTGEITRNFKIGYGAGMRIETPLGIMGIDYGLAYGKPLSEGRIHIRVINMF from the coding sequence ATGAAGATAAATATTTTTAAAAATTCAGCACTCTTATTTCTGTCCCTCTGCATCACGGTTTTTGCACAGAACAAGGAAGATAATATCCGTATAATCGGAACTGACAAGCTGAAGGCTGAAAAGATAATTGCTTTTATGCAGAAGAATATACAGCCTCTAATTCTGCCGGATTCGATTGATGCAGTTAAAAAAGAGATAAGAGCCATTTATTTTAAAAACGGTTTTTTCCAGTTTAGAATTGACTCTCTTGAGATTGTTAATGGAAAAAGGCCGTCTGCTGTAATCCATGTAAAAGAGGGCAAAAGAGCAGTGTTCGGTAAAATGTTTTTATCTGTCCCTGATAACAGAATTTTTTCACAATTCAGCAGCACATTTACGGAACTGAAGGGGCAGTATTTTTCCGAAAAATTGATTATCTCGAAAATTAATAAAATTCTAAAAGGCCTGGGCAGAATTGGTTATCCGCTCTCTCAGGTTGAGGTATCAAAAGTTTCCTTTATTAATTCAAAAAAGAAATTTGCAGTCAACATTGTACTTACACTTATACCGGGAAACAGGATTGTGTTCAGTTGTCAAAGGGCCAAAGGCAATAACCTTACAAAAATTTCTGTAATTAAAAGAGAGGCCAGAATTAAAGAGGGAACAATTTTCAATAAAGATATGCTTAAGAAAGCACGTAACAACCTTATCAGGCTAGGTTTTTTTAAATCTGTAGACGAACCAGTCATATTTTTTGTGCAGGACAGTGCGGAGATTTTGTGGAGGGTTAAGGAGGGAAAAACAAGCACTATTGACGGAGTGCTCGGGTATCATCCTTCTGATAATGACAGGGAACCCGGGTATGTAACAGGGCGGCTGCAGTTTACTTTTAAAAATTTTCTTGGTACCGGACGGTTTATAGATGTGCTTTGGGAGAAGAAGGATAAGCTTTCGCAGGTAATGAATTTCGGATTTGAAGAGCCATGGGTACTGGGCCTGCCGGTGAGTTGCGGCATTGGCTTTAATCAGCAGGTTCGTGACTCAACCTATATTGAGAGAAAGTGGGAGTTTACAACACGCTACTTTCCATCAAATACTTTTTCCCTATCAGTAAAGGGAGGCACAAGAGATGTGTTCCCTGATTCAGTCGGTGTGATTTTTCAGAATATTCCTCAGAGCAATTCTCTGTTTCTTTCTGCAGGGCTTGAGTACAACACTCTTGATTATCCCCCGAATCCTTTACACGGAGTAAGATATTCGACTTTTGTAACATCAGGCAGAAAAAAGATTTCAGGCCCGGATTTTCTTGCGGATACTTCTGAAATAGGGAAAATTTCTTCTTACAGAAAATTTTCCGCAGATGTCGAAATTGTTTTCAATATTTTTAGAAATCATGTCGCTTATCTCGGGCTGCACGGCAGAGAAAATAATTTCGGGAAAGAGTATGTACCTTTAAGCGATCAGATCAGATTCGGCGGCGCTGCAACGCTTAGAGGGTATGATGAGGACAGCTTTAACGGTACAACAGCTGCATGGATGAATTTTGAATACAGATTAGTAACAGGACACATATCAAGAATCTTCATTTTTACTGATTCAGGTATGTATCAGAGAAGAGAGAAAACCGGAGAGATTACAAGGAATTTTAAAATCGGATACGGTGCAGGTATGCGAATCGAGACCCCTCTCGGAATAATGGGGATTGATTATGGGCTTGCCTATGGAAAGCCTCTTTCCGAAGGAAGAATTCATATCCGTGTGATAAATATGTTTTAA
- a CDS encoding NHL repeat-containing protein: protein MDTFHLVNVRKKSVAFFVIILLTININKGFSQTDAQMPEIKYRVTWSKTISDLDIKNAMSISTGPDGSVYIADTGNNRIVKLNSSGLCIRKHGGFGWGAGQFDSPVSICGRNGLDVFVADYFNNRIERFDKDLNYISVLSPNDQWDENFYFGFPLGVDISSQGELFCVDGENRRILKFDVMGNPQIEFGGFSAGEGRLESPCCVLVSDKGRVYISDKDLGYIRVFDVHGNFLFDIGNGILKNPAGIAELNFREIAVADKTLNRVFIFTSDGKLLKEFTLSDFTALKFNKLSDVAFWNDLLFVLDSGRSSIDVFTCTW, encoded by the coding sequence AGGGTTTTTCCCAGACAGATGCTCAGATGCCTGAAATAAAATATCGAGTTACATGGAGTAAAACTATATCAGATCTTGATATAAAAAATGCAATGAGTATTTCAACAGGGCCTGACGGCTCTGTTTACATTGCTGATACGGGCAATAACAGAATTGTAAAATTAAACAGCAGCGGATTATGTATAAGAAAGCATGGCGGATTCGGTTGGGGCGCCGGACAATTCGATTCTCCTGTCTCTATCTGCGGCCGAAACGGACTTGATGTTTTTGTGGCGGATTATTTCAATAACCGCATAGAGAGGTTCGACAAAGACCTTAACTATATTTCAGTGCTTTCTCCGAATGACCAGTGGGATGAAAATTTCTATTTCGGATTTCCTCTTGGTGTTGATATATCTTCTCAGGGAGAGCTCTTCTGTGTTGACGGTGAAAACAGGAGGATTCTTAAATTTGATGTTATGGGGAATCCGCAAATCGAATTCGGAGGTTTTTCTGCAGGTGAAGGCCGGCTTGAAAGTCCCTGCTGCGTTCTTGTATCTGATAAAGGGAGAGTGTATATTTCAGATAAAGACCTGGGGTATATCAGAGTTTTTGATGTGCATGGCAACTTTCTTTTTGACATTGGAAATGGTATTCTGAAGAATCCTGCCGGCATTGCAGAGCTGAATTTCAGGGAGATTGCAGTTGCAGATAAAACTTTAAATAGGGTTTTTATTTTTACTTCAGACGGGAAATTGCTTAAAGAATTTACTCTTTCTGATTTTACCGCTTTAAAATTTAACAAACTATCTGATGTTGCTTTTTGGAATGATTTATTATTTGTTCTCGATTCCGGCCGTTCTTCAATAGATGTGTTTACATGCACATGGTGA